The Medicago truncatula cultivar Jemalong A17 chromosome 4, MtrunA17r5.0-ANR, whole genome shotgun sequence genome includes a region encoding these proteins:
- the LOC11406487 gene encoding BTB/POZ domain-containing protein At5g60050, whose product MGGENSSKSKQQVSTMLKHGFISDPTISSFSPSRTFPSPPPPPPPLSKPQSQSQSQSLFDMISSNQTPLSDDNRRKMQDRVNKLLQEAHFIGGDVKLTVVGKEGIRVSMDVKKSVLAEKSRFFAEKLRGSGNGNGMVHSVEISDCDDVDVYVEAIVLMHCVDLKNRLRFMADAGVSKVLNLLKVSAAIMFDLGVMSCLEYLEAIPWTEDEQREIISQLGHLQLHDSMPDVLLRVTSSPSTAETADNIFANLLSGVLQAKDDKARREMKSMLSKLLKDNAFNDSSKLDVSKDTLYHLCHRCISSLVLCLSEARDTCERLDRGVLISEIAREADNIQWIVDILIDKKMGDEFVKIWAEQKELAALHSKVQTIYRYEISKITAQLCIGIGRGHILVPKEIRFSLLSTWLEALYEDFGWMKRASRGIDKKLIEDGLGQTILTLPLFQQQLLLLNWFDRFLNKGDDCPNIQKAFEIWWRRAFIRKYSPEPDDSSQLQITLFDYPK is encoded by the exons ATGGGTGgagaaaattcatcaaaatcaaaacaacaagTATCAACAATGCTTAAACATGGTTTCATCTCAGACCCAACCATCTCTTCTTTCTCACCTTCCAGAACCTTCCcttctccaccaccaccaccaccaccactatcCAAACCTCAATCCCAATCCCAATCCCAATCCCTCTTCGACATGATCTCCTCCAATCAAACCCCTCTCTCCGACGACAACCGCCGCAAAATGCAAGATCGGGTCAACAAGCTTCTACAAGAAGCCCATTTCATCGGCGGTGATGTCAAGTTAACGGTGGTTGGGAAAGAAGGGATTAGGGTTTCGATGGATGTGAAGAAGAGTGTACTTGCTGAGAAGAGTAGATTTTTTGCAGAGAAGCTTCGTGGGAGTGGGAATGGGAATGGAATGGTGCATTCGGTTGAGATTAGTGATtgtgatgatgttgatgtttatgttgaagctATTGTTTTGATGCATTGTGTTGATCTTAAGAACAGGTTGAGGTTTATGGCTGATGCTGGTGTTTCCAAAGTTTTGAACTTGCTcaag GTATCAGCAGCTATCATGTTTGACCTTGGGGTTATGTCATGTCTGGAATATTTGGAAGCTATTCCATGGACTGAGGATGAACAGCGGGAAATCATATCTCAATTAGGTCATCTGCAGCTTCATGACTCCATGCCCGATGTTCTTCTAAGAGTAACATCAAGTCCATCTACTGCCGAAACAGCTGATAACATCTTTGCAAACCTTCTTAGTGGTGTTTTACAAGCCAAAGATGACAAAGCTCGTAGGGAAATGAAATCAATGCTATCTAAATTGCTTAAAGATAATGCATTTAATGATAGCAGCAAACTTGATGTTTCTAAAGACACACTCTATCATCTTTGCCACAGGTGCATCAGTTCTCTTGTCCTATGCCTGTCTGAAGCAAGAGATACATGTGAGAGGCTGGATCGAGGGGTTTTAATAAGCGAAATAGCTCGTGAAGCTGACAATATTCAGTGGATAGTTGACATTTTGATTGACAAAAAGATGGGCGATGAATTCGTGAAAATATGGGCAGAACAGAAAGAACTTGCTGCACTTCATTCGAAAGTTCAAACTATTTATCGCTATGAGATCAGTAAAATCACAGCACAACTATGTATTGGGATTGGAAGGGGACACATATTGGTGCCGAAAGAAATTCGATTTTCCTTGTTGTCGACATGGTTAGAAGCTCTTTATGAAGATTTTGGATGGATGAAGAGAGCTTCTCGAGGCATCGATAAGAAATTGATTGAGGATGGACTTGGCCAAACTATACTAACACTACCTTTATTCCAACAGCAACTTTTGTTACTCAATTGGTTTGATAGATTTCTTAATAAAGGAGATGACTGTCCTAATATTCAGAAGGCATTTGAGATTTGGTGGAGAAGGGCTTTCATCAGAAAGTATTCACCAGAGCCTGATGATAGCTCCCAATTGCAAATAACTCTGTTTGATTATCCAAAATGA